From a region of the Actinomadura luzonensis genome:
- a CDS encoding AfsR/SARP family transcriptional regulator, which yields MQVQLLGPVCLRGRTGPVRSVPGRARSLLAALAWQPAEFVPDEVLIERIWGEATPRDPRDALYTAAKRLRRTAAEVSRDPLVRRRGGYVLEAEPQRVDLYRFRALVGAAREADDDVRRSRLYAQALRLWTGPPLADLAGRWAGGAREALAFERLAARIATIETSLRLGRPAEVAPLLVGLMSENPLNERLAALLMLALYLSGQRAEALAWYTRVRTGLVEALGDEPGVPLKDLHTRILRDDPALRAAAPLLGIGPEESRRPVTPWSGARPAPRAAG from the coding sequence ATGCAGGTGCAGTTGCTCGGCCCGGTCTGCCTGCGGGGCAGAACCGGTCCGGTCCGTTCCGTGCCGGGCCGCGCCAGGAGCCTTCTCGCCGCGCTGGCCTGGCAGCCGGCGGAGTTCGTGCCCGACGAGGTCCTGATCGAGCGCATCTGGGGGGAGGCGACGCCCCGCGACCCGCGTGACGCGCTCTACACCGCGGCCAAGCGGCTCCGCCGCACGGCCGCTGAGGTCTCCAGGGATCCGCTGGTCAGGCGGCGCGGCGGCTACGTCCTGGAGGCCGAGCCGCAGCGCGTCGACCTGTACCGCTTCCGCGCGCTGGTGGGCGCGGCGCGCGAGGCGGACGACGACGTCAGGCGTTCCCGGCTCTACGCGCAGGCCCTGCGCCTGTGGACGGGCCCGCCGCTGGCCGATCTGGCCGGCCGGTGGGCGGGCGGCGCGCGGGAGGCGCTGGCGTTCGAGCGGCTGGCGGCCCGGATCGCGACCATCGAGACCAGCCTCCGCCTCGGCCGCCCCGCCGAGGTGGCTCCGCTGCTGGTCGGCCTGATGAGCGAGAATCCGCTCAACGAACGCCTCGCGGCGCTGCTGATGCTCGCGCTCTACCTGAGCGGGCAGCGCGCCGAGGCGCTGGCCTGGTACACGCGGGTGCGTACGGGCCTGGTGGAGGCCCTGGGCGACGAGCCGGGCGTCCCGCTCAAGGACCTGCACACGCGCATCCTGCGCGACGACCCCGCGCTGAGGGCCGCCGCGCCGCTCCTCGGGATCGGACCTGAGGAGTCGCGGCGGCCGGTCACTCCGTGGAGCGGCGCTCGACCAGCTCCGCGGGCAGCCGGATGA
- a CDS encoding LacI family DNA-binding transcriptional regulator, which yields MTLRDVADRLGLSANTVSRALAGKDQVSEATRALVAAEAKRLGYVPNSHARSLVSGRTMVVGLVITNPSNPFYAALISAVERECRAAGYSVLLLVTEDSGENEKRAVQQLLRFGVDGVLGVATESRSDVWDGLSEAGIPVVQLSRDASGRGLDFVGTDVESAIADAVTRVARDGVRRVWLLEEDLRISTVDARVAGFRRALDELGVAPEHALVLKVPTRRTSGASLPWRPDDAYALAANLITRDNHPDLVVTANDYFALGLYRAIRECGLAVPDDVRVLGYGDHPFAAYLHPALSTIRLPADEAGTAAVDLLLRRIADPDRPRAVIRLPAELVERRSTE from the coding sequence GTGACGCTACGCGATGTCGCCGACCGGCTGGGCCTGTCGGCGAACACCGTGTCGCGGGCGCTGGCCGGCAAGGACCAGGTCAGCGAGGCCACCAGGGCCCTGGTCGCCGCCGAGGCCAAGCGGCTCGGCTACGTGCCGAACAGCCACGCCCGCTCGCTGGTGTCCGGCCGCACCATGGTCGTCGGCCTGGTCATCACCAACCCGTCCAACCCGTTCTACGCCGCGCTCATCTCCGCGGTCGAACGGGAGTGCCGGGCGGCCGGCTACTCCGTGCTGCTCCTCGTGACCGAGGACTCCGGGGAGAACGAGAAGCGCGCCGTCCAGCAGCTCCTGCGCTTCGGCGTGGACGGCGTGCTGGGCGTCGCCACCGAGTCCAGGAGCGACGTGTGGGACGGGCTGAGCGAGGCCGGCATCCCCGTGGTGCAGCTCAGCCGCGACGCCTCCGGCCGCGGGCTCGACTTCGTCGGCACCGACGTGGAGTCCGCCATCGCCGACGCGGTGACCCGGGTGGCCCGCGACGGCGTCCGCCGGGTCTGGCTGCTGGAGGAGGACCTGCGGATCAGCACGGTGGACGCCCGGGTCGCCGGCTTCCGGCGGGCGCTCGACGAGCTGGGCGTCGCCCCCGAGCACGCGCTCGTGCTCAAGGTGCCCACCCGCCGCACCAGCGGCGCCAGCCTGCCCTGGCGTCCCGACGACGCCTACGCCCTGGCGGCCAACCTCATCACCCGCGACAACCACCCCGACCTGGTCGTCACCGCGAACGACTACTTCGCGCTCGGCCTCTACCGGGCCATCCGCGAGTGCGGCCTCGCCGTGCCCGACGACGTGCGCGTCCTCGGGTACGGCGACCACCCGTTCGCCGCCTACCTCCACCCGGCCCTGAGCACGATCCGGCTGCCCGCCGACGAGGCCGGCACCGCCGCGGTCGACCTGCTGCTGCGCCGCATCGCCGACCCCGACCGGCCCCGGGCCGTCATCCGGCTGCCCGCGGAGCTGGTCGAGCGCCGCTCCACGGAGTGA
- a CDS encoding DUF6772 family protein yields the protein MSIAAPAAYAGLSKYDPLGRILCFDRFDSTTHGWTELIGNYNGQGDLGTVDDHMRDFRPPQLSSCSFFDVGTHGTLSGNYALKLATRAYRGHTATGIRRLTMAGRGRVRIETYFAFKAEATVGHELPASVAWDGNRHPSESQFGAFTVATDICADNGVRYHNVIRYQNTNLDGEMTQRWMYPVVPEPTPRDHQEGKFALPYAADFTAPDPDDWRYFDEPLEMCVNEVPTKINWHYLRWDIDTSTRSNVELRLNDRVMDMSDVPVPIYPDRYSTLDNLLNFYFSVRTHANIRNFLFLDSVLISVDW from the coding sequence ATGTCTATCGCCGCGCCGGCCGCCTACGCCGGCCTGTCGAAGTACGATCCGCTCGGCCGGATCCTGTGCTTCGACCGGTTCGACTCGACCACCCACGGCTGGACCGAGCTGATCGGCAACTACAACGGCCAGGGCGACCTCGGCACCGTCGACGACCACATGCGCGACTTCCGGCCGCCGCAGCTCTCCTCCTGCTCGTTCTTCGACGTCGGCACGCACGGCACGCTCAGCGGCAACTACGCGCTGAAGCTCGCCACCCGCGCCTACCGGGGCCACACCGCCACCGGCATCCGCCGGCTCACCATGGCCGGGCGGGGGCGGGTGCGCATCGAAACGTACTTCGCGTTCAAGGCCGAGGCGACCGTCGGCCACGAGCTGCCCGCCAGCGTGGCCTGGGACGGCAACCGGCACCCGTCGGAGTCGCAGTTCGGGGCGTTCACCGTGGCCACCGACATCTGCGCCGACAACGGCGTGCGCTACCACAACGTGATCCGCTACCAGAACACGAACCTGGACGGCGAGATGACGCAGCGCTGGATGTACCCGGTGGTGCCCGAGCCGACGCCGCGCGACCACCAGGAGGGCAAGTTCGCCCTGCCGTACGCGGCCGACTTCACCGCGCCCGACCCGGACGACTGGCGGTACTTCGACGAGCCGCTGGAGATGTGCGTCAACGAGGTGCCCACCAAGATCAACTGGCACTACCTGCGCTGGGACATCGACACCAGCACCCGCTCCAACGTGGAGCTCCGCCTCAACGACCGCGTCATGGACATGAGCGACGTCCCGGTGCCGATCTACCCCGACCGCTACAGCACCCTGGACAACCTGCTCAACTTCTACTTCTCCGTCCGGACCCACGCGAACATCCGCAACTTCCTCTTCCTTGACTCCGTTCTCATCTCGGTGGATTGGTGA
- a CDS encoding MFS transporter, whose translation MTLRLSRATIASTVGTALEWYDFSLYGTAAALVLPLVFFPSGDPVAATLSSLATFAVGFFARPVGGIVIGVLGDRVGRRTMLFVTLLLMAVASTLIGLLPSYAAVGPAAPIMLVALRVVQGLGAGGEYAGAMLMSAEHAETRSRGLNASAPTLGNAVGSLVATGVFFLVSALMPHEAFVDYGWRIPFLLSVLVGVAGVIVRLKVSDTPEFREARDAARDGGGPAQAPLRALFATSRHKIVPGMLISVAPNVISYLPSVYALTYLTTHVHTESWVGLMGVVIANLVKIVTVPAAGLLCDRFGRRPVMVAGSVAAAVLFYPFFFMLDTGTPVVIWAAFVMIFTLCNDLTLASQATMMSELFDVRYRYTGVTFTREIAGAIVGGCIPFVAAWLDDWSGGQTWPIVVVSALLCLLSALGTRFISEPAHLRRPVPARAAG comes from the coding sequence ATGACGCTGCGGCTCAGCCGGGCCACGATCGCTTCCACCGTCGGCACCGCACTCGAGTGGTACGACTTCTCGCTGTACGGCACCGCCGCCGCGCTGGTGCTCCCGCTCGTCTTCTTCCCCTCCGGCGACCCGGTGGCGGCGACCCTGTCCTCGCTGGCCACCTTCGCCGTCGGGTTCTTCGCCCGGCCCGTCGGCGGCATCGTCATCGGCGTGCTCGGCGACCGCGTCGGGCGGCGGACCATGTTGTTCGTCACGCTGCTGCTCATGGCGGTGGCCTCGACGCTGATCGGCCTGCTGCCCTCCTACGCCGCCGTCGGCCCGGCCGCGCCGATCATGCTCGTGGCGCTGCGCGTGGTGCAGGGGCTCGGCGCGGGCGGCGAGTACGCGGGCGCCATGCTGATGTCCGCCGAGCACGCCGAGACCCGCTCACGCGGGCTGAACGCCAGCGCCCCGACCCTCGGCAACGCGGTCGGCTCGCTGGTCGCGACGGGCGTGTTCTTCCTGGTCTCCGCGCTCATGCCGCACGAGGCGTTCGTCGACTACGGCTGGCGAATCCCGTTCCTGCTCAGCGTCCTGGTGGGCGTGGCCGGCGTGATCGTCCGGCTGAAGGTGTCGGACACCCCCGAGTTCCGCGAGGCCAGGGACGCGGCCAGGGACGGCGGCGGGCCCGCGCAGGCGCCGCTGCGGGCGTTGTTCGCCACCTCCCGCCACAAGATCGTGCCCGGCATGCTCATCAGCGTCGCGCCGAACGTGATCAGCTACCTGCCGTCCGTCTACGCCCTGACCTACCTGACCACGCACGTGCACACGGAGTCGTGGGTCGGCCTGATGGGCGTGGTGATCGCCAACCTCGTCAAGATCGTCACGGTGCCGGCCGCGGGCCTGCTGTGCGACCGGTTCGGGCGGCGGCCGGTGATGGTCGCCGGGTCGGTCGCGGCGGCCGTGCTGTTCTACCCCTTCTTCTTCATGCTCGACACCGGCACGCCCGTGGTGATCTGGGCCGCGTTCGTGATGATCTTCACGCTCTGCAACGACCTCACGCTCGCCTCACAGGCCACGATGATGTCGGAGCTGTTCGACGTCCGCTACCGCTACACCGGCGTCACCTTCACCCGCGAGATCGCCGGCGCGATCGTCGGCGGCTGCATCCCCTTCGTGGCCGCCTGGCTCGACGACTGGTCCGGCGGGCAGACCTGGCCGATCGTGGTGGTGTCGGCCCTGCTCTGCCTGCTGTCGGCGCTCGGCACCCGGTTCATCAGCGAGCCGGCCCACCTGCGGCGGCCCGTGCCGGCGCGGGCCGCCGGCTAG
- a CDS encoding amidohydrolase family protein — protein MEPIPPSAAPAPAPASMSRRAVLAGGAGVALTAAVSPVAARPAGAAPAAHAAGTSVTSGTDFAVAPSPDGRLLALDLLGVLWVCSASGGTARRFTSDLYDIAQPDWAPDGSAIVFQSYRDGVFDLWTIRPDGSGLKRLTTGPYDHREPRYSPDGRTIAYSSDAGGSYGVHLLDVATGAGRALTDTAAEEYEPAWSPDGRKIAFVVADTRIDVVEVATGARSTAVTVPAGQVLHQPSWLPNGADLVYHHFHAGANDLAGTAGPLVTGEEVFPFRARFGPDGRYFYTSAGVVRTRRLGSAAAGTVGFTAALTTTTPRYAKKVRVFDAPGSFPVIGIGSPAVSPDGSTVAFRALNDIYLTRAGDRPEPLFRDRWWKADPDFSPDGRSLAFVTDRTGTLNIWVRDLSTGADRQLTHLTDSAALSVRWSPDGSEIAYLDQDGALWVLDVAGGDVRKVFDATFEPGRPTWSPDGRTIALAAVVPYSRRYREGLSKILLVDRATGAGTYVDPAPHRSLQTRGDDGPVWSPDGTMLAFAMESLLWVLPVDRSGRPTGPARQVTSEVSDAPVWAGDSATLLYLNGGRLKTVRLDGRPGRAVPMRLTWRNDSGPEQVVVRAGRMWDGVSGSVARDVDIVVRGQRITAVEPRRAGRPGTLIDASDRFVMPGLIDIHHHREMQGYAYGSRQGPLWLALGVTTTRSPGSPAYHMAEEREAVQSGARLAPRYLATGEAVDGPRIFYNFMRPTFSHDQLRLELERADALGYDLMKCYVRLPVSWHKEVIDWAHRRGLPVTSHYHYPAIAMGGDQTEHVGATSRFGYSRTVTNVGTAYSDVIAMFVAARMARTPTLFNSSALYREDASLATDERVRRLYPKWRTAALEATVAAARNADPAAVQVTLTNLANQVAQLVAMIRRGGVVTVGTDAPIDHLGVSLHMNLRAMVKYGLTPREALTAATSTSGAFLGQPLGRIAEGMYADLAVVDGDPLARVEDAANVTAVLVGGRHHTVEELLAPYPSATTATTAAAHPTAVRERVPAHPSTAAFWWHDPAELRAARSSCCDGH, from the coding sequence ATGGAACCGATCCCCCCTTCCGCCGCCCCCGCGCCGGCCCCCGCGTCCATGTCCCGCCGCGCCGTCCTGGCCGGCGGCGCCGGCGTCGCCCTCACCGCCGCCGTGTCCCCGGTCGCCGCCCGGCCGGCCGGCGCCGCACCGGCCGCCCACGCGGCCGGGACGTCCGTCACCTCCGGCACCGACTTCGCCGTGGCGCCCTCGCCCGACGGCCGCCTGCTCGCCCTCGACCTGCTCGGCGTGCTCTGGGTCTGCTCCGCCTCGGGCGGCACCGCCCGCCGGTTCACCAGCGACCTGTACGACATCGCCCAGCCCGACTGGGCCCCCGACGGCTCGGCGATCGTGTTCCAGTCGTACCGGGACGGCGTGTTCGACCTGTGGACGATCCGCCCCGACGGCTCCGGCCTCAAGCGGCTCACCACCGGCCCGTACGACCACCGCGAGCCCCGCTACAGCCCCGACGGCCGCACGATCGCCTACTCCTCCGACGCCGGCGGCAGCTACGGCGTCCACCTGCTCGACGTCGCCACCGGCGCCGGCCGCGCCCTGACGGACACCGCCGCCGAGGAGTACGAGCCCGCCTGGTCGCCCGACGGCCGGAAGATCGCCTTCGTCGTGGCCGACACCAGGATCGACGTCGTCGAGGTCGCGACCGGCGCGCGCAGCACCGCGGTCACGGTCCCCGCCGGCCAGGTGCTGCACCAGCCGTCCTGGCTGCCCAACGGCGCCGACCTCGTCTACCACCACTTCCACGCGGGCGCCAACGACCTGGCCGGCACCGCGGGCCCGCTCGTCACGGGCGAGGAGGTGTTCCCGTTCCGGGCGCGCTTCGGCCCTGACGGCCGCTACTTCTACACCTCCGCCGGCGTCGTGCGGACCCGCCGCCTGGGCTCCGCCGCCGCCGGCACCGTCGGCTTCACGGCCGCGCTGACCACGACGACCCCGCGCTACGCCAAGAAGGTCCGGGTGTTCGACGCGCCCGGCTCGTTCCCGGTGATCGGCATCGGCAGCCCGGCCGTGTCGCCGGACGGCTCCACCGTCGCCTTCCGCGCGCTCAACGACATCTACCTGACGCGCGCCGGCGACCGGCCCGAGCCGCTGTTCCGCGACCGCTGGTGGAAGGCCGACCCGGACTTCTCCCCCGACGGGCGCAGCCTGGCCTTCGTCACCGACCGCACCGGCACGCTCAACATCTGGGTGCGCGACCTGAGCACGGGGGCCGACCGGCAGCTCACCCACCTCACCGACTCGGCCGCCCTGTCCGTCCGCTGGTCGCCCGACGGGTCGGAGATCGCCTACCTCGACCAGGACGGCGCCCTCTGGGTCCTCGACGTGGCCGGCGGCGACGTGCGGAAGGTCTTCGACGCCACCTTCGAGCCGGGCCGGCCCACCTGGTCGCCCGACGGCCGGACGATCGCGCTGGCCGCGGTCGTGCCGTACTCCCGCCGCTACCGCGAGGGCCTGTCGAAGATCCTGCTCGTCGACCGGGCCACCGGCGCGGGCACGTACGTCGATCCCGCGCCGCACCGATCGCTCCAGACCCGCGGCGACGACGGCCCCGTCTGGTCGCCCGACGGCACCATGCTGGCCTTCGCCATGGAGTCGCTGCTGTGGGTCCTGCCGGTGGACCGGAGCGGGCGGCCCACCGGCCCGGCCCGCCAGGTCACCAGTGAGGTCTCCGACGCCCCCGTCTGGGCCGGCGACTCCGCCACCCTGCTCTACCTCAACGGCGGGCGGCTGAAGACCGTGCGCCTGGACGGCCGGCCGGGCCGCGCCGTCCCGATGCGGCTGACCTGGCGCAACGACAGCGGCCCCGAGCAGGTCGTGGTGCGCGCCGGGCGGATGTGGGACGGCGTGTCCGGGTCCGTGGCGCGCGACGTCGACATCGTGGTGCGCGGCCAGCGGATCACCGCGGTCGAGCCGCGCCGCGCCGGGCGGCCCGGCACGCTGATCGACGCGAGCGACCGGTTCGTCATGCCCGGCCTGATCGACATCCACCACCACCGCGAGATGCAGGGCTACGCCTACGGCTCGCGGCAGGGCCCGCTGTGGCTGGCGCTCGGCGTCACCACCACGCGCTCGCCCGGCTCGCCCGCGTACCACATGGCCGAGGAGCGGGAGGCGGTGCAGTCCGGGGCCCGGCTCGCGCCGCGCTACCTGGCCACCGGCGAGGCCGTGGACGGGCCGCGCATCTTCTACAACTTCATGCGCCCGACGTTCTCCCACGACCAGCTCCGGCTGGAGCTGGAGCGGGCCGACGCCCTCGGCTACGACCTGATGAAGTGCTACGTGCGGCTGCCCGTGAGCTGGCACAAGGAGGTCATCGACTGGGCGCACCGCCGCGGCCTGCCGGTCACCTCCCACTACCACTACCCGGCGATCGCCATGGGCGGCGACCAGACCGAGCACGTCGGCGCCACCAGCCGGTTCGGCTACTCCCGCACCGTCACGAACGTCGGCACCGCCTACTCCGACGTTATCGCCATGTTCGTGGCCGCGAGGATGGCCCGCACGCCTACCCTGTTCAACTCCAGCGCCCTGTACCGGGAGGACGCCTCGCTCGCCACGGACGAGCGGGTCCGCCGGCTCTACCCGAAGTGGCGGACGGCCGCGTTGGAGGCGACCGTCGCCGCCGCGCGCAACGCCGACCCGGCGGCCGTCCAGGTGACCCTCACCAACCTCGCCAACCAGGTCGCGCAGCTCGTCGCGATGATCCGCCGCGGCGGCGTGGTGACCGTCGGCACCGACGCGCCGATCGACCACCTCGGCGTCAGCCTGCACATGAACCTGCGCGCCATGGTCAAGTACGGCCTGACGCCGCGCGAGGCGCTGACCGCCGCGACCAGCACGTCAGGGGCGTTCCTCGGGCAGCCGCTGGGCAGGATCGCCGAGGGCATGTACGCCGATCTGGCCGTCGTGGACGGCGACCCGCTGGCCCGCGTCGAGGACGCCGCCAACGTCACCGCCGTCCTGGTCGGCGGCAGGCACCACACGGTGGAGGAGCTGCTGGCGCCGTACCCGTCCGCGACCACGGCGACCACCGCGGCGGCGCACCCGACCGCGGTGCGGGAGCGGGTCCCGGCCCATCCGAGCACCGCGGCCTTCTGGTGGCATGACCCCGCCGAGCTGCGCGCGGCGCGGTCCTCCTGCTGCGACGGTCACTAG
- a CDS encoding bile acid:sodium symporter family protein has protein sequence MTARVMAFAQRWLLGLMLGCYALAGAFPGPGERLRALRLPWPAVPLTAPMLLLAVMLANAGLGVRVGDLRGVLRRPSGPVLGVAVNALLPVVLLPAVAVLLRPWPDAGEVEFLLVGLMLVLAMPIAGGAASWGQNAGGNVPMIVAMVVGSTLLSPVTVPLGLRLAGRLVGPSGTGGLDDTARLDGLAGAAGAGAFALASVVLPCLAGMAARALLGERRAARALPAVKAVNLAVILLLCYVNAAGALARALSRPDPDLFVLAFAVPGAVCGLSFLLGGWLSRWPRRDAPDRISLTFATGMNNTSAAAVLASAWFAHRPETLLPILSYSLLQKVMASVVTRPGVAGRSDTGPAPS, from the coding sequence GTGACTGCACGTGTGATGGCGTTCGCCCAGAGGTGGCTGCTGGGCCTCATGCTCGGCTGCTACGCGCTGGCCGGGGCGTTCCCCGGCCCCGGCGAGCGGCTGCGCGCGCTCCGCCTGCCCTGGCCGGCCGTTCCGCTCACCGCGCCCATGCTGCTGCTGGCCGTGATGCTGGCCAACGCGGGCCTCGGCGTCCGGGTGGGCGACCTGCGCGGCGTGCTCCGCCGGCCGTCCGGGCCGGTGCTGGGGGTCGCCGTGAACGCCCTGCTGCCCGTGGTGCTGCTGCCGGCGGTCGCGGTGCTCCTGCGCCCCTGGCCGGACGCGGGCGAGGTGGAGTTCCTGCTGGTCGGGCTGATGCTGGTGCTGGCGATGCCGATCGCCGGCGGGGCGGCGTCCTGGGGGCAGAACGCGGGGGGCAACGTCCCGATGATCGTGGCGATGGTGGTGGGCTCGACGCTGCTCAGCCCGGTCACGGTCCCGCTGGGGCTGCGGCTGGCCGGCCGGCTGGTGGGCCCCTCGGGCACCGGCGGCCTGGACGACACCGCCAGGCTCGACGGGCTGGCCGGCGCGGCGGGGGCCGGCGCGTTCGCCCTGGCCTCGGTGGTGCTGCCGTGCCTGGCCGGGATGGCGGCGCGGGCCCTCCTCGGCGAGCGGAGGGCCGCGCGGGCGCTGCCGGCGGTCAAGGCGGTCAACCTCGCCGTCATCCTGCTGCTGTGCTACGTGAACGCGGCCGGCGCGCTCGCGCGGGCGCTCTCCCGGCCCGACCCCGACCTGTTCGTGCTGGCGTTCGCCGTGCCGGGGGCGGTGTGCGGCCTGTCGTTCCTGCTCGGCGGGTGGCTGTCCCGGTGGCCGCGGCGCGACGCGCCGGACCGGATCTCGCTCACCTTCGCCACCGGGATGAACAACACCAGCGCGGCCGCCGTGCTCGCCTCGGCCTGGTTCGCCCACCGGCCCGAGACGCTGCTGCCGATCCTGTCCTACAGCCTCCTGCAGAAGGTCATGGCCTCGGTGGTCACGCGTCCCGGCGTCGCGGGGCGCTCTGACACGGGGCCGGCGCCGAGCTGA
- a CDS encoding VOC family protein, whose translation MYARMNQIVVDCRDPQRLVRFWAALLGGDPVDRARGWSHVEPPGGVRLAFQPVAEDKAAKNRLHLDVAVEAIEPAAARALALGATRIGPPVTDDQGSFQVMADPEGNEFCLVTQT comes from the coding sequence ATGTACGCGCGTATGAACCAGATCGTCGTGGACTGCCGGGATCCGCAGCGTCTGGTGCGTTTCTGGGCCGCCCTCCTCGGCGGCGACCCGGTCGACCGGGCCCGGGGCTGGTCCCACGTCGAGCCGCCCGGGGGTGTCCGGCTGGCGTTCCAGCCGGTCGCCGAGGACAAAGCGGCCAAGAACCGCCTGCACCTGGACGTCGCCGTCGAGGCCATCGAGCCGGCCGCCGCCCGCGCGCTCGCCCTGGGCGCCACCCGCATCGGCCCGCCGGTCACCGACGACCAGGGCTCCTTCCAGGTCATGGCCGACCCGGAGGGCAACGAGTTCTGCCTCGTCACCCAGACGTGA